A window from Corvus cornix cornix isolate S_Up_H32 chromosome 8, ASM73873v5, whole genome shotgun sequence encodes these proteins:
- the OLFM3 gene encoding noelin-3 isoform X2, with the protein MRAPASILNLLLLSLLAGLDPSKTQISPKEGWQVYSSAQDPDGRCICTVVAPEQNLCSRDAKSRQLRQLLEKVQNMSQSIEVLNLRTQRDFQYVLKMETQMKGLKAKFRQIEDDRKTLMTKHFQELKEKMDELLPLIPVLEQYKTDAKLITQFKEEIRNLSTVLTGIQEEIGAYDYEELHQRVINLETRLRDCMKKLTCGKLMKITGPITVKISGTRFGAWMTDPLASEKNNRVWYMDSYTNNKIVREYKSIADFVSGAESRTYNLPFKWAGTNHVVYNGSLYFNKYQSNIIIKYSFDTGRVLAQRSLEYAGFHNVYPYTWGGFSDIDLMADEIGLWAVYATNQNAGNIVISQLNQDTLEVLKSWSTGYPKRSAGESFMICGTLYVTNSHLTGAKVYYSYSTKTSTYEYTDIPFHNQYFHISMLDYNARDRALYAWNNGHQVLFNVTLFHVIKTEDDT; encoded by the exons ACTCAGATTAGCCCCAAGGAAGGGTGGCAAGTTTATAGTTCAGCCCAGGATCCCGATGGCCGCTGCATTTGCACTGTTGTTGCACCTGAACAAAACCTATGCTCAAGAGATGCCAAAAGCAGGCAACTGAGACAACTACTAGAGAAG GTTCAGAATATGTCCCAGTCGATTGAAGTTCTAAACCTACGGACTCAGAGGGATTTCCAGTAcgttttaaaaatggaaacgCAGATGAAAGGGCTGAAGGCCAAGTTTCGGCAAATCGAAGATGATCGGAAGACATTAatgacaaaacattttcaa GAGTTGAAAGAAAAGATGGATGAGCTCCTGCCGCTGATCCCAGTTCTGGAACAATACAAAACTGATGCCAAGTTGATCACACAGTTCAAGGAGGAAATTAGGAATCTGTCTACTGTGCTGACTGGGATTCAGGAAGAAATTGGTGCTTATGACTATGAGGAACTACACCAGCGTGTAATCAATTTAGAAACCAGGCTTCGTGACTGCATGAAAAAGCTCA catgTGGCAAATTGATGAAAATCACAGGCCCCATTACAGTGAAGATATCTGGAACCCGATTTGGAGCCTGGATGACAGATCCATTGGCATCAGAGAAAAATAACCGA gtcTGGTACATGGATAGCTACACTAACAATAAAATTGTCCGCGAATACAAATCAATCGCCGACTTCGTCAGTGGGGCTGAATCAAGGACATACAACCTTCCATTCAAATGGGCAGGAACCAACCACGTTGTCTACAATGGCTCCCTCTATTTCAACAAGTATCAGAGCAACATCATCATCAAGTACAGCTTTGACACGGGGCGGGTGCTGGCACAGCGTAGCCTGGAGTACGCTGGCTTTCACAATGTCTACCCTTACACCTGGGGTGGCTTCTCTGATATCGACCTGATGGCAGATGAAATTGGGCTGTGGGCTGTGTATGCCACCAACCAGAATGCAGGCAACATTGTCATCAGCCAGCTAAACCAGGATACACTGGAGGTGCTGAAGAGCTGGAGCACAGGCTACCCAAAGAGAAGTGCTGGAGAATCCTTCATGATCTGTGGCACCTTGTATGTTACTAACTCGCACTTAACAGGAGCCAAGGTCTACTATTCCTATTCCACAAAAACCTCCACTTATGAGTACACAGACATTCCTTTCCATAATCAGTATTTTCATATATCCATGCTTGACTACAATGCAAGAGATAGAGCTCTCTATGCCTGGAATAATGGACATCAAGTCCTGTTTAACGTCACCCTTTTCCACGTCATTAAAACTGAGGATGACACATAA
- the OLFM3 gene encoding noelin-3 isoform X1, translating into MSPPLLKLGAVLSTMAMISNWMSQTLPSLVGLNTTRITTSDTLTQISPKEGWQVYSSAQDPDGRCICTVVAPEQNLCSRDAKSRQLRQLLEKVQNMSQSIEVLNLRTQRDFQYVLKMETQMKGLKAKFRQIEDDRKTLMTKHFQELKEKMDELLPLIPVLEQYKTDAKLITQFKEEIRNLSTVLTGIQEEIGAYDYEELHQRVINLETRLRDCMKKLTCGKLMKITGPITVKISGTRFGAWMTDPLASEKNNRVWYMDSYTNNKIVREYKSIADFVSGAESRTYNLPFKWAGTNHVVYNGSLYFNKYQSNIIIKYSFDTGRVLAQRSLEYAGFHNVYPYTWGGFSDIDLMADEIGLWAVYATNQNAGNIVISQLNQDTLEVLKSWSTGYPKRSAGESFMICGTLYVTNSHLTGAKVYYSYSTKTSTYEYTDIPFHNQYFHISMLDYNARDRALYAWNNGHQVLFNVTLFHVIKTEDDT; encoded by the exons ACTCAGATTAGCCCCAAGGAAGGGTGGCAAGTTTATAGTTCAGCCCAGGATCCCGATGGCCGCTGCATTTGCACTGTTGTTGCACCTGAACAAAACCTATGCTCAAGAGATGCCAAAAGCAGGCAACTGAGACAACTACTAGAGAAG GTTCAGAATATGTCCCAGTCGATTGAAGTTCTAAACCTACGGACTCAGAGGGATTTCCAGTAcgttttaaaaatggaaacgCAGATGAAAGGGCTGAAGGCCAAGTTTCGGCAAATCGAAGATGATCGGAAGACATTAatgacaaaacattttcaa GAGTTGAAAGAAAAGATGGATGAGCTCCTGCCGCTGATCCCAGTTCTGGAACAATACAAAACTGATGCCAAGTTGATCACACAGTTCAAGGAGGAAATTAGGAATCTGTCTACTGTGCTGACTGGGATTCAGGAAGAAATTGGTGCTTATGACTATGAGGAACTACACCAGCGTGTAATCAATTTAGAAACCAGGCTTCGTGACTGCATGAAAAAGCTCA catgTGGCAAATTGATGAAAATCACAGGCCCCATTACAGTGAAGATATCTGGAACCCGATTTGGAGCCTGGATGACAGATCCATTGGCATCAGAGAAAAATAACCGA gtcTGGTACATGGATAGCTACACTAACAATAAAATTGTCCGCGAATACAAATCAATCGCCGACTTCGTCAGTGGGGCTGAATCAAGGACATACAACCTTCCATTCAAATGGGCAGGAACCAACCACGTTGTCTACAATGGCTCCCTCTATTTCAACAAGTATCAGAGCAACATCATCATCAAGTACAGCTTTGACACGGGGCGGGTGCTGGCACAGCGTAGCCTGGAGTACGCTGGCTTTCACAATGTCTACCCTTACACCTGGGGTGGCTTCTCTGATATCGACCTGATGGCAGATGAAATTGGGCTGTGGGCTGTGTATGCCACCAACCAGAATGCAGGCAACATTGTCATCAGCCAGCTAAACCAGGATACACTGGAGGTGCTGAAGAGCTGGAGCACAGGCTACCCAAAGAGAAGTGCTGGAGAATCCTTCATGATCTGTGGCACCTTGTATGTTACTAACTCGCACTTAACAGGAGCCAAGGTCTACTATTCCTATTCCACAAAAACCTCCACTTATGAGTACACAGACATTCCTTTCCATAATCAGTATTTTCATATATCCATGCTTGACTACAATGCAAGAGATAGAGCTCTCTATGCCTGGAATAATGGACATCAAGTCCTGTTTAACGTCACCCTTTTCCACGTCATTAAAACTGAGGATGACACATAA